The genomic region GGATTCATTAACTTTTGAGGATGTACAATAGTGATGTTATGCTTACTATTCTAAATGTAAAATAAGCTGTACTAATTGTCAGATTATAGAACGTGAAACAGGGTATAGTAAGACGCTGGAGATATATTACACCGTAGCTAAACAGTTTAAAGGTTGAGTTTATATCTAAAAATATAGGTAAATTTCAATCGATAGACTTATTGATTTTTATGATTTGTCGTATTTCTTATAAAGATATTATACATAAATCGAACACATTAGTTAAAAAATGCAGTTATTCTTTAAAAAATCGATAGTCGCTTCCGATAATGTATAAAAAACATTTAAAGAGCAAACAAGGTTTATTCGGGGTTTACAAAAAAGCCTTGACAGGGTATCTTTGTACTAAGCCGTATAAGTAATCAAGAAATAGCCACAGTGACCCTAATATCCCAAGCAGAGACTTCACCAAAAGAAGTTGCCCCTATTTTTGCCCGCCATGAAACCTTTCACCCAAGGTTTAGTTGGCTCAAAAAAGGATTTGATGCTGCTCGTCAAGACTCCAGCGTATTTCTAAAAGACGATGCCCCCGTTATTTTAGGGGTGGGGAAAAATATGGTACGTTCTATTCGCTACTGGTGTCAAGTGTTTAAGGTTCTAGAAGAAGACAAGCCGACTGATTTTGGGCAGAAAGTTCTCGATGATAGGGGTTATGATCCATTCCTCGAAGATCCAGCTTCGTTATGGTTACTTCATTGGTATCTGCTGAAACCGCCTTGTGAAGCCGCTGCTTGGTACTACGCTTTTAATGTATTCCGTCACGTTGAATTTACATCTGAAGATTTGCTCAGAGGACTCAAAAACTATAGAACTGAATTAGGAACTCGTACCGCTGAATCGTCTCTCAAGAAAGATGTCACCTGTATTCTCCGCATGTATAGTCAGCCAGAAGGGAAAACGAAATTAATAGAAGACTCAATTGATTGCCCTTTTGCCGAACTTGGAATTATCCGGATGACAGTAGACGCTAAATACTATACCTTCCGCATTGGCCAAAAAGTGAATCTTCCGGCTGAGATGATTGTTACGGCTTGTTTAGATTATGCCCAAACTCGTGGCAGTTCAAAAACCATTTCAGTTTCCAGTCTGACTTACGATACGGGGAGTCCTGGGGTCGTCTTTAAACTCCCCGAAAGTGCAATTGCCGAAGCGATTGAAAAGACATCTCGTAACACGAAAGGAATTGCCCTTTCCGATACCGCTGGATTAGTCCAATTTTCGTTTACTCAAGACGCTAATCTACTTATAGAAGAGATATTAAATCAGTATTACCGAACGAGAGGTCATCAATGAATCGTAAAACGCTTGAACAATATTTTAGTCTCAACCGTCGTTACTCTCGTTCAGTGAACGTAGAGCGAGATTTAACTCGACTAGAGGCTTTAAAGGGTTATGTTTTAACGGAACGGGCAGTCGATGCTTTGCGACGGATTTTAAAAGGCTTAACCACGGCTGAAGCCAATCATGCTTGGACATTAACCAGTGTTTATGGCACCGGAAAGTCGGCGTTTACCCATTATCTTACCTCCGTCTGCGCTCCTGCTCAGAGCCAAATGCGTTCCTCTGCTTTAGAAATTGCTCGGCATACCTTAGGTGCAGAAAGTAGTGACTATCAAGCGTTAACTAAACTTCCGGAAAAGGGTTTGTTTCGAGCTGTAGCAACAGCGGCAAGAGAACCGATGAGTCATACAATTGTGCGGGGATTGCTGCGAGGAGCAGAGACGTTTTGGAGTTCTCCTGCTAAGCGGAATAAAATCCCTGTTGTGGCTAGGTTGGTGGACTTAGATACAGAAATTGAATCGGGAGAAAGTATTGACAACCGAGAAATACCGAAGTTAGTCCAAGACGTTGCTAAGGCAGCGAATACAGGAGTCTTTCTAGTTATTGACGAATTAGGTAAAAATCTGGAATATGCCGCTTATAATCAAGGGACAGAAGACCTCTATGTCTTACAACAATTAGCAGAACTTCCTGGAGATAGCAAAACGCCGATTTATATATTAGGCATTCTCCATCAAGCCTTTGCCGAGTACGGACAACGATTGGCTACCGTCCAGCGGAATGAATGGGCGAAGATTCAGGGGCGATTTGAGGATATTCCGTTTACTGAATCTGCCGGACAAATGATGCGGTTAATCGAGAAAGTGATTAACCTTGAATCTCCTGATCAAATTGCTTGTCAAGTTCATAGTTATGGCAACGAGTGGTCAGAGGGATTAGCAACAGTTTTGACAGGAGAAGAATTGCCGACGGATATCTTTAAGGGCGTTTATCCGCTACATCCTCTATCCGCCTTGGTGTTGCCGACAATCTGCCATCGTTATGCCCAAAATGATCGTTCCTTATTTACGTTTCTCACCAGTGCTGAACCATACAGTTTGAGAAACTTCCTCCAAACAGTCAGTATTGACTGGGAGAGTTTAAGTTTACCGACTCTAAAATTAGATTGGATTTACGACTATTTCATTGAAGCAGCGGGGATGGGACTGGCATCTCGTCCAAATCTCCAACGATGGGTTGAGATTCAAGATTTGATTGCTGATGCGAGGTATTTAGAACCGAATTTTATCAAGGTGCTGAAAGCGATTGGTATT from Coleofasciculus chthonoplastes PCC 7420 harbors:
- a CDS encoding DUF4007 family protein, with translation MTLISQAETSPKEVAPIFARHETFHPRFSWLKKGFDAARQDSSVFLKDDAPVILGVGKNMVRSIRYWCQVFKVLEEDKPTDFGQKVLDDRGYDPFLEDPASLWLLHWYLLKPPCEAAAWYYAFNVFRHVEFTSEDLLRGLKNYRTELGTRTAESSLKKDVTCILRMYSQPEGKTKLIEDSIDCPFAELGIIRMTVDAKYYTFRIGQKVNLPAEMIVTACLDYAQTRGSSKTISVSSLTYDTGSPGVVFKLPESAIAEAIEKTSRNTKGIALSDTAGLVQFSFTQDANLLIEEILNQYYRTRGHQ